One genomic window of Staphylococcus hsinchuensis includes the following:
- the nrdF gene encoding class 1b ribonucleoside-diphosphate reductase subunit beta produces MKAVNWNTQEDMTNMFWRQNISQMWVETEFKVSKDIASWKTLSDAEKNAFKKALAGLTGLDTHQADDGMPLIMLHTTDLRKKAVYSFMAMMEQIHAKSYSHIFTTLLPSSETNYLLDKWVIEEPHLKYKSDKIIENYHKLWSKEASIFDQYMARVSSVFLETFLFYSGFYYPLYLAGQGKMTTSGEIIRKILLDESIHGVFTGMDAQSLRNELSESEKQRADQEMYKLLDDLYKNEVSYTQSLYDDIGLTNDVLNYVRYNGNKALSNLGFEPYFEEREFNPIIENALDTSTKNHDFFSVKGDGYTLALNVEALRDEDFVFDDK; encoded by the coding sequence ATGAAAGCAGTCAATTGGAATACGCAAGAAGATATGACGAATATGTTTTGGCGACAAAATATATCACAAATGTGGGTTGAAACAGAGTTTAAAGTATCTAAAGATATCGCAAGTTGGAAAACATTATCCGATGCCGAGAAAAATGCTTTCAAAAAAGCATTAGCAGGTTTAACTGGTTTAGATACACACCAAGCAGATGATGGTATGCCACTTATCATGCTGCATACTACGGATTTACGTAAAAAAGCAGTGTATTCATTTATGGCTATGATGGAACAAATTCATGCAAAAAGTTATTCTCATATATTCACGACATTATTACCATCAAGTGAAACAAACTATTTATTAGATAAATGGGTAATTGAAGAGCCACATTTAAAATATAAATCAGATAAAATTATCGAGAACTATCACAAATTATGGTCAAAAGAAGCTTCAATCTTTGATCAATATATGGCTCGAGTTTCAAGTGTGTTTTTAGAAACATTTTTATTCTATTCAGGTTTCTATTATCCACTGTACCTTGCTGGACAAGGTAAAATGACAACTTCTGGTGAAATTATTCGTAAGATTTTATTAGACGAATCTATTCACGGTGTATTCACAGGTATGGATGCACAAAGTTTACGTAATGAGCTATCTGAAAGTGAAAAGCAACGTGCAGATCAAGAAATGTATAAATTATTAGATGATTTATATAAAAATGAAGTTTCATATACACAGTCACTTTACGATGATATCGGGTTAACGAACGATGTACTTAACTATGTTCGTTACAACGGAAACAAAGCTTTATCTAATTTAGGCTTTGAACCTTACTTTGAAGAAAGAGAATTCAATCCAATCATTGAAAACGCATTGGATACTTCAACGAAAAACCATGATTTCTTCTCAGTTAAAGGTGATGGTTATACACTTGCTTTAAATGTAGAAGCATTACGTGATGAAGACTTCGTATTTGATGATAAATAA
- a CDS encoding PH domain-containing protein has protein sequence MVLDNVNPNDLYPTEKKGPTVLGTIEYSIQGSTEFEGAFIATNERLILNVDMNGEFYYRSIAYNEIESVTYDGNVIHFKFKIGPMPMKDIKKGDAEKFVSYVNEQIN, from the coding sequence ATGGTTTTGGATAATGTCAATCCGAATGATTTATATCCAACAGAAAAGAAAGGACCAACTGTTCTCGGTACCATTGAATATTCAATTCAAGGTAGTACGGAATTTGAAGGTGCATTCATCGCGACAAACGAAAGGTTGATTCTAAATGTCGATATGAATGGAGAATTTTACTACCGAAGTATTGCTTACAATGAAATTGAATCAGTTACTTACGACGGTAATGTGATCCACTTTAAATTTAAAATCGGACCAATGCCTATGAAAGATATTAAAAAAGGTGATGCAGAAAAATTTGTATCCTATGTAAATGAACAAATAAATTAA
- a CDS encoding CHY zinc finger protein translates to MIKINGPTVDNESRCIHYQTPLDIIAIKFKCCNKYYPCYKCHEANEDHDIKRWKHEEYDEKAVLCGVCQYEMTINEYMMVEACPKCNGHFNNRCKFHYHHYFSV, encoded by the coding sequence TTGATAAAAATTAATGGCCCAACAGTAGATAACGAAAGTCGATGTATTCATTACCAAACACCTTTAGATATCATTGCAATTAAATTTAAATGTTGTAATAAGTATTATCCTTGCTACAAATGTCATGAAGCTAATGAAGATCATGACATTAAACGTTGGAAACATGAGGAATATGATGAAAAAGCTGTCCTTTGTGGCGTATGTCAATATGAAATGACCATCAATGAATATATGATGGTAGAAGCATGTCCGAAATGTAATGGCCATTTTAATAATCGTTGTAAATTTCACTATCATCATTATTTTTCAGTATAA
- the murB gene encoding UDP-N-acetylmuramate dehydrogenase, which translates to MHKDTILKELEAIIPKEIIKVDEPLKRYTYTETGGKADFYLSPTQHEHVQEIVHFAYKNDLPVTYLGNGSNIIIREGGIRGIVISLLSLDKIDVSDDAIISGSGAAIIDVSRTARDKSLTGLEFACGIPGSVGGAVFMNAGAYGGEIKDCIDYALCVNHKGELITLTNNELELDYRSSVVQKDDLVVVEAAFTLEPGNQEEIQSKMDDLTERRESKQPLEYPSCGSVFQRPPGHFAGKLIQDSDLQGHRIGGVEVSKKHAGFMVNVDKGTATNYEDLIHHVQNVVKEKFDVELHPEVRIIGQHPDE; encoded by the coding sequence TTGCATAAAGATACGATCTTAAAAGAACTCGAAGCAATTATCCCAAAAGAAATTATAAAAGTTGATGAACCATTAAAACGTTATACATATACAGAAACTGGTGGGAAAGCAGACTTTTATTTATCTCCCACACAACATGAACACGTTCAAGAAATTGTACATTTTGCGTATAAAAACGATTTACCGGTCACATATTTAGGCAATGGTTCAAATATCATCATTAGAGAAGGCGGAATTAGAGGTATTGTTATCAGCTTATTATCACTTGATAAAATAGATGTATCAGATGATGCAATTATTTCAGGTAGCGGTGCAGCAATTATCGACGTTTCGCGCACTGCACGTGATAAAAGTTTAACTGGTCTGGAATTTGCTTGTGGTATTCCTGGCTCAGTCGGTGGTGCTGTCTTCATGAATGCAGGTGCATATGGCGGTGAAATCAAAGACTGTATCGATTATGCTCTTTGCGTGAACCATAAAGGTGAACTTATCACACTGACAAATAATGAACTCGAGTTAGATTATCGTAGCAGTGTCGTTCAAAAAGATGATCTCGTTGTAGTTGAAGCTGCGTTTACGTTAGAACCGGGTAACCAAGAAGAAATTCAATCAAAAATGGATGACCTCACTGAACGTAGAGAAAGTAAACAACCTTTAGAATACCCTTCTTGCGGAAGTGTGTTCCAAAGACCACCAGGCCACTTTGCTGGTAAATTAATTCAAGATTCCGATTTACAAGGTCATCGTATTGGTGGCGTAGAAGTCTCTAAGAAACATGCTGGATTTATGGTAAATGTAGACAAAGGAACTGCGACAAATTATGAAGATTTAATACATCACGTACAAAATGTCGTTAAAGAAAAATTTGACGTAGAGTTACATCCTGAAGTAAGAATCATTGGTCAGCACCCAGACGAATAA
- a CDS encoding GrpB family protein encodes MHSNIQTFITEDDDQYFATQYKTIRQVLFNLLDTPVQTTFHIGGTKHFNYPTEPILDILVGVNNLHDITALDEKRLNYEGFYRLHHPYKKKVVMAKFNNLIDLRQTVRLHIIQKDSPLYNAYLNTNEALSTKPELAEQFGQQKQQITQHVTTIRPYENQKQQLFTKLAKRLGT; translated from the coding sequence ATGCACTCAAATATTCAAACTTTTATAACTGAAGATGACGATCAATACTTTGCAACTCAATATAAAACGATACGTCAAGTTCTATTTAATTTACTTGATACGCCCGTGCAAACAACCTTTCACATAGGAGGTACAAAGCATTTTAATTACCCGACCGAACCCATCTTAGATATATTAGTCGGTGTGAATAACCTGCACGATATAACTGCTTTAGACGAAAAACGCTTAAACTATGAAGGCTTTTACCGTTTACATCATCCTTATAAGAAGAAAGTGGTAATGGCAAAATTCAATAATTTAATTGATTTAAGACAAACTGTACGTTTACACATAATTCAAAAGGATTCACCGCTTTACAATGCATACCTAAATACTAATGAAGCACTATCAACAAAGCCCGAATTAGCAGAACAATTCGGACAACAAAAGCAACAAATCACACAACATGTGACGACGATACGTCCATATGAAAATCAAAAACAGCAACTATTTACCAAATTAGCCAAACGCTTAGGCACATAG
- a CDS encoding EMYY motif lipoprotein yields the protein MKKIVYITLLFSVAIILNACGNGNGSDFKKFKESYAKVEQKDQELQNTVDDIQLGRLNDLSESQLTDKNKKEFNDIQNKVNRKLIKKFDEYKQSAEKLPATSEDTKTLKKEYMKTVNRKKDAIYEVKSYVDLYNQSIKANEDILDYTKLFEKNRAFVEDDIKRANSAGESDEVNKLKHKIAETNKKLKAKSENTLGDSVSHGSQQAIDDEIMPLITDQIRELNKLELKDGYANNARKNAIEMYYSLQNYYETRGETIANGEKIDKINRDKLLKNGEDLEHYNESFKEKYQSIKVKYE from the coding sequence ATGAAAAAAATAGTTTATATCACGTTATTATTTTCTGTGGCAATCATACTTAATGCATGTGGAAATGGGAATGGCTCTGATTTTAAAAAGTTTAAAGAGTCATATGCCAAAGTTGAGCAAAAAGACCAAGAATTACAGAATACGGTTGATGATATACAATTAGGTCGATTAAACGATTTAAGTGAATCGCAATTAACTGATAAAAATAAAAAAGAGTTTAATGATATCCAAAACAAAGTAAATAGAAAATTAATAAAGAAATTTGATGAATATAAACAATCAGCGGAAAAGTTACCTGCAACTTCAGAAGATACGAAGACATTAAAAAAAGAATATATGAAAACAGTTAATCGAAAAAAAGATGCTATATATGAAGTTAAATCTTATGTAGATTTATATAATCAATCTATTAAAGCAAATGAAGATATTTTAGATTATACGAAACTATTTGAAAAAAATAGAGCCTTTGTTGAAGATGATATTAAAAGAGCCAATTCAGCAGGGGAAAGCGATGAAGTGAACAAATTAAAGCATAAAATAGCTGAAACAAACAAAAAATTAAAAGCAAAATCTGAAAATACGTTAGGTGATTCTGTTTCACACGGCTCTCAACAAGCGATCGATGACGAAATTATGCCTTTAATTACAGACCAAATTAGAGAATTAAATAAATTAGAGTTAAAAGATGGGTATGCAAATAATGCACGTAAAAATGCAATTGAAATGTATTACAGTTTACAAAATTATTATGAAACACGCGGTGAAACGATAGCAAACGGCGAGAAGATTGATAAAATTAATCGAGACAAATTATTGAAAAATGGTGAAGATTTAGAGCATTACAACGAGTCATTCAAGGAAAAGTATCAAAGCATTAAAGTTAAATACGAATAA
- the ytxJ gene encoding bacillithiol system redox-active protein YtxJ produces the protein MAIKLSSIDQFEQVIDENKYVFVLKHSETCPISSNAIDQFNKFLYERDMDGYYLVVQQERELSDYIAEKTDIKHESPQAFYFVKGKAIWHANHEDINVKSLANAEE, from the coding sequence ATGGCTATAAAGCTGAGTTCGATTGACCAGTTTGAACAAGTTATTGATGAAAATAAGTATGTATTCGTATTAAAACATAGCGAAACATGTCCAATTTCTTCAAATGCAATAGATCAATTTAACAAATTTTTATATGAAAGAGATATGGATGGCTATTATTTAGTAGTACAACAAGAAAGAGAATTGTCAGACTACATAGCTGAAAAAACTGACATCAAACATGAATCGCCACAAGCATTTTACTTTGTTAAAGGTAAAGCTATATGGCATGCTAATCACGAAGATATCAATGTGAAATCTTTAGCTAACGCTGAAGAATAA
- a CDS encoding glycerate kinase produces the protein MKVLVAMDEFNGIISSYQANRYAEEAVASQLDKADIVQVPLFNGRHELMDFVFLWQSGTKYRIQTHDADMNQVETVYGITDDQTTVIESNLFMKGNKPINERTSYGLGEIIVDALEKDAKHIVISLGGMDSFDAGAGMLQALGMKFYDDEAREVDVRQGAKVLKYIRKVDTSGLHPKLKDVRLQVMTDFESKLYGKHSEIMQSYEALGLDREKASEIDNLIWYLSEIFKSELQLALGPIEKGGAGGGVAAVLNGLYNAEIMTSHELVDQITHLESLIEQADLIVFGEGVNEEDQLLETTTIRIAELATKHHKPSIAICATNDKFDLFESMGVTSMFNTFMEMPKHYTDFKMGIQIRHYMVQAIKLLKTQFDPQK, from the coding sequence ATGAAAGTTTTAGTGGCAATGGATGAATTTAATGGTATCATTTCAAGTTACCAAGCAAACCGTTATGCCGAAGAAGCGGTAGCCAGTCAATTAGATAAAGCGGATATTGTACAAGTACCACTATTTAACGGACGTCATGAATTAATGGATTTTGTATTTTTATGGCAATCTGGTACAAAGTATCGCATTCAAACGCACGATGCTGATATGAATCAAGTAGAAACAGTATACGGTATTACAGATGATCAAACCACTGTAATCGAAAGTAATTTGTTTATGAAAGGGAATAAACCGATTAATGAACGTACAAGTTACGGCTTAGGAGAAATTATTGTGGATGCATTAGAGAAGGATGCGAAACACATTGTAATCTCACTTGGCGGTATGGATAGTTTCGATGCAGGTGCGGGCATGTTGCAAGCGTTAGGTATGAAATTTTACGATGATGAAGCACGAGAAGTAGATGTTCGACAAGGTGCTAAAGTTTTAAAATATATTCGTAAAGTGGATACAAGTGGTTTACATCCTAAGTTAAAAGATGTTCGCTTACAGGTCATGACTGACTTTGAAAGTAAGTTATATGGCAAACACAGTGAAATTATGCAATCATACGAAGCGTTGGGACTCGATCGTGAAAAAGCATCAGAAATAGACAATTTAATTTGGTATTTAAGTGAAATATTTAAAAGTGAATTGCAACTTGCGTTAGGTCCAATTGAAAAAGGTGGCGCAGGGGGTGGCGTTGCCGCAGTTTTAAATGGCTTATATAATGCAGAAATTATGACAAGTCATGAATTAGTAGATCAAATTACTCATTTAGAATCACTGATTGAACAAGCTGATTTAATTGTGTTCGGTGAAGGTGTTAATGAGGAAGATCAATTACTAGAAACTACGACGATTCGCATTGCAGAACTCGCAACGAAACATCACAAACCGTCAATTGCAATTTGTGCGACAAATGATAAGTTTGATTTATTTGAATCAATGGGTGTAACGTCTATGTTTAATACCTTTATGGAAATGCCAAAACACTATACTGATTTTAAAATGGGTATCCAAATCAGACATTATATGGTTCAAGCAATTAAACTGTTAAAGACACAGTTTGACCCTCAAAAATAA
- the pepT gene encoding peptidase T: protein MKKDLIERLTRYVKIDTQSNPESTTTPSTEKQWDLLNLLDQELKAFGLETELDDNGYLFATLESNVSRPLPTVGFLAHVDTSPDFNASNVNPQIIDKYDGETIQLGETNRTLTQAQFPLLKAVEGHTLMVTDGTSLLGADDKAGITEIMEAVKYLTEHPEIEHGRIRIAFTPDEEIGKGPHAFDVERFGADFAYTMDGSEYGELQYESFNAAEAKVICHGVNVHPGSAKNTLVNAILLGQQFNALLPQNEVPERTEGYEGFYHLMQFQGDVERAQLQYIIRDHDKTNFELRKKRMIEIKSDINSHYEDDPIEIEINDQYYNMGEKIEAQPHVIEIPKRVFKTLDIPANTEPIRGGTDGSQLSYKGLPTPNIFTGCANFHGPYEYASIDIMEKSVEVILGIVKEIAKDDTLA from the coding sequence ATGAAAAAAGATTTAATAGAACGATTAACAAGATATGTAAAGATTGATACGCAATCTAATCCTGAATCGACGACTACACCATCAACGGAAAAACAATGGGATTTACTTAATTTATTAGATCAAGAATTAAAGGCATTCGGTCTTGAAACAGAACTAGACGACAATGGTTATTTATTCGCAACATTAGAAAGTAATGTATCACGCCCACTTCCTACAGTTGGTTTCCTGGCACACGTTGATACATCACCGGATTTTAATGCTTCAAATGTAAATCCTCAAATTATCGATAAATATGATGGTGAAACGATTCAACTTGGTGAAACGAACCGTACATTAACACAAGCACAGTTCCCCCTATTAAAAGCAGTTGAAGGTCATACATTAATGGTTACTGATGGCACTTCACTTCTAGGGGCTGATGATAAAGCAGGAATTACTGAAATTATGGAAGCAGTGAAATATTTAACTGAGCATCCTGAAATTGAGCACGGTCGCATTCGTATTGCCTTTACACCGGACGAAGAAATCGGTAAAGGACCACATGCCTTTGATGTCGAGCGTTTCGGTGCTGACTTTGCATATACTATGGATGGAAGCGAATATGGTGAGCTTCAATATGAAAGCTTTAATGCTGCAGAGGCAAAGGTAATATGTCATGGTGTTAACGTTCATCCAGGTTCGGCTAAGAACACACTCGTCAATGCCATTCTTTTAGGTCAACAATTCAATGCACTATTACCGCAAAATGAAGTACCTGAAAGAACTGAAGGCTACGAAGGGTTCTATCACTTAATGCAATTCCAAGGCGATGTAGAACGTGCACAGCTCCAATACATCATTCGCGACCATGATAAAACAAACTTCGAACTACGTAAAAAACGTATGATTGAAATTAAATCAGATATTAATTCACATTATGAAGACGACCCAATCGAAATTGAAATCAATGATCAATACTATAACATGGGAGAAAAAATTGAAGCACAACCCCATGTGATTGAAATTCCTAAACGCGTATTTAAAACTTTAGACATTCCAGCAAACACAGAACCCATTCGTGGTGGTACAGATGGTTCGCAATTATCATATAAAGGATTGCCTACACCAAATATCTTTACAGGTTGTGCGAATTTCCACGGCCCATATGAATATGCTTCTATTGATATTATGGAAAAATCAGTCGAAGTTATTCTTGGTATCGTCAAAGAAATAGCTAAAGATGATACTCTAGCATAG
- a CDS encoding threonine/serine exporter family protein, whose protein sequence is MVFGYYFLQFIVSFLATMMFSVIFNAPRKLLLACGLVGSMGWMIYKLTIDLETSEVVAAFLGSFILALMSHIMSRRYKRPVIIFIVPGIIPLVPGGLAYEATRYLVSSQYTHAVNTFLEVTLISGAIAFGILCAEIWYYLYTKIKQYFGKLNGKRYKKSYNMNNRV, encoded by the coding sequence ATGGTCTTTGGTTATTATTTTCTACAGTTTATCGTAAGTTTTTTAGCGACGATGATGTTTTCTGTCATATTTAATGCACCTCGTAAACTATTACTCGCCTGTGGTTTAGTTGGTTCAATGGGATGGATGATTTACAAACTAACCATCGATTTAGAAACGAGTGAAGTCGTGGCAGCATTCTTAGGAAGTTTTATTTTAGCTTTAATGAGTCATATCATGAGTCGACGTTATAAACGACCTGTAATTATTTTCATAGTACCAGGCATCATTCCTCTTGTACCTGGTGGACTTGCTTATGAAGCGACACGTTATCTTGTGAGTAGTCAATATACACACGCTGTGAACACGTTTCTAGAAGTTACCCTTATTTCAGGAGCGATTGCCTTTGGAATCTTATGTGCAGAAATTTGGTATTACCTTTACACGAAAATCAAACAGTATTTTGGCAAATTAAATGGCAAAAGATACAAAAAGTCTTATAATATGAATAATAGAGTGTAA
- a CDS encoding threonine/serine exporter family protein → MSDSITIIDEDKVIDVVLIAGRILLESGAETYRVEDTMNRIAASFGLDDTYSFVTSTAIIFSLNNRTNTRLIRIRERTTDLEKIALTNSLSRKIANKELDIDEAKTELIHLHHASLQFSSISKFFAAAIACGFFLFMFGGVMQDFIFAIIAGAGAFLTFDFVQRFIQIKFFSEFISATVVITLAVGATKLGWAQDANIITIAGVMPLVPGILITNAIRDLMAGELLAGMSRGVEAALTAFAIGAGVALVLLIF, encoded by the coding sequence ATGTCTGATTCAATTACTATTATCGATGAAGATAAGGTAATAGATGTTGTTCTCATTGCTGGAAGAATATTACTCGAGAGTGGCGCCGAAACATATCGTGTAGAAGACACAATGAATCGTATCGCCGCAAGTTTTGGTCTAGATGATACATATAGTTTTGTTACTTCGACAGCAATCATCTTCTCATTAAATAATCGTACGAATACACGACTCATTCGAATTCGTGAACGCACAACGGATTTAGAGAAGATCGCATTAACTAATAGTCTCTCACGTAAAATCGCAAATAAAGAACTCGATATCGATGAAGCGAAAACAGAACTCATCCATCTTCATCACGCTTCGTTACAGTTCTCATCTATTTCAAAGTTCTTCGCCGCTGCGATTGCTTGTGGTTTCTTCCTCTTCATGTTTGGTGGTGTGATGCAAGATTTTATCTTTGCAATAATCGCTGGTGCAGGTGCATTCTTAACGTTTGATTTCGTTCAACGTTTCATCCAAATTAAATTCTTCTCCGAATTTATAAGCGCAACTGTCGTTATTACCTTAGCTGTTGGTGCCACTAAATTAGGTTGGGCCCAAGATGCGAATATTATAACCATTGCTGGGGTTATGCCGTTAGTCCCTGGTATCCTCATAACCAATGCAATACGTGATTTAATGGCTGGCGAATTACTTGCTGGTATGTCACGTGGCGTCGAGGCAGCACTTACCGCGTTTGCGATTGGTGCCGGTGTTGCTTTAGTATTATTAATATTTTAA
- the gdpS gene encoding GGDEF domain-containing protein GdpS — MFEAIIYNISVMVAGIYLFHRLQYSENKKMEFSKAYVFVLMTVLALLLSSYPISIFNEYTLYLTFVPILFLGRYTNLIYTVISALIISVVNYLIGDYTLISSVILVAIAIISGAIGPFIKQTDAIAIQILNAISLCILAILSLISPYYELMQVVYLIPLSFILTVTSSITFIDNWHFFSLVNRYENEDRLDYLTGLGNVKEFDRHLNEVTKIAEDNHESLGLLLIDIDGFKEVNDSYTHNAGDAVLRQMAQLLKNYVPQQFSIYRNGGEEFSIVLNNYSLDQCVKLGESIREGVSQSTFHLPNNDVIKLSVSIGVGYITQEDHKSQRTVFKIADDMLHMAKNEGRNKVMFNPIVKL; from the coding sequence ATGTTTGAAGCAATTATTTATAATATCTCAGTGATGGTTGCTGGAATCTATTTATTTCACAGATTACAGTACTCAGAAAATAAAAAAATGGAATTTTCAAAAGCATATGTATTCGTATTAATGACGGTTCTAGCTTTATTATTATCATCTTATCCTATTTCAATTTTTAACGAATATACGCTTTATCTAACTTTCGTACCTATTTTATTTTTAGGTCGTTATACAAATCTAATTTATACAGTTATATCAGCTTTGATTATTTCTGTAGTCAATTATCTCATAGGTGATTATACATTAATTTCAAGCGTGATCCTTGTAGCTATTGCAATCATCTCTGGAGCCATAGGTCCATTTATCAAACAGACTGATGCCATTGCAATTCAAATACTTAATGCCATTTCGTTATGTATCCTAGCAATATTGTCGCTCATCAGTCCGTATTATGAATTAATGCAAGTGGTCTATCTCATCCCATTATCATTTATCTTAACAGTGACTTCATCAATTACCTTTATCGATAATTGGCATTTCTTTTCACTCGTTAATCGCTATGAAAATGAAGATCGTCTCGATTATTTAACAGGTTTAGGTAATGTTAAAGAATTCGACAGACATTTAAATGAAGTTACAAAAATCGCTGAAGATAATCATGAAAGTTTAGGGTTGTTACTTATTGATATTGACGGTTTCAAAGAAGTTAATGATTCTTACACCCACAATGCCGGTGATGCAGTATTAAGACAGATGGCTCAATTGTTAAAAAATTATGTGCCACAACAATTTAGTATTTATCGTAATGGTGGCGAAGAGTTCTCAATCGTTTTAAATAACTATTCACTTGATCAATGTGTAAAGTTAGGCGAAAGCATTCGAGAAGGTGTTTCCCAATCTACTTTCCACCTACCAAATAATGATGTCATTAAATTATCTGTGTCTATCGGTGTAGGATACATTACGCAAGAAGATCACAAGTCTCAACGTACCGTCTTTAAAATTGCCGATGACATGTTACACATGGCTAAAAATGAAGGTCGAAACAAAGTAATGTTTAACCCAATCGTTAAATTGTAA
- a CDS encoding glycosyltransferase family 4 protein: MYTLLLIIYTMIVSLIITPLIIKVSHKFGIVDKPNFRKVHTKPISVLGGTVILLSFLIGIWLGHPIETEVKPLILGGLIMYVVGLIDDIYDLQPVLKLIGQIIAASIVVIYGVSIDFISLPMGPTIHFGIFSVPITIIWIVAITNAINLIDGLDGLASGVSVIALMTIGFIAMLQANIFIIMICCVLIGALLGFLCFNFHPAKIFLGDSGALLIGFIIGFLSLLGFKNITFASLFFPIVILAVPFIDTLFAMVRRVKNGQHIMQADKSHLHHKLLQLGYSHRQTVVLIYSIALLFSLSSIVLYLSQPWGVLMMFILILITIELIVEFTGLIDDNYRPLLKLIENKGHEE; encoded by the coding sequence ATGTATACATTATTATTAATTATTTACACGATGATTGTCAGTTTAATAATCACACCGTTAATCATAAAAGTTTCACATAAATTTGGGATTGTAGATAAACCCAATTTTAGAAAGGTTCATACTAAACCGATTTCAGTTTTAGGAGGGACCGTAATATTATTATCATTTTTAATAGGTATATGGCTAGGCCATCCTATTGAAACCGAGGTAAAGCCACTTATATTAGGTGGACTCATTATGTATGTCGTAGGTTTAATTGATGATATTTATGATTTACAACCAGTGTTAAAGTTAATAGGTCAAATTATTGCAGCAAGTATTGTAGTTATTTATGGCGTTTCCATTGATTTTATTTCTTTACCAATGGGTCCGACGATACACTTTGGAATTTTCAGTGTACCTATTACAATTATTTGGATTGTTGCTATTACGAATGCAATTAACTTAATTGATGGGCTAGATGGTTTAGCTTCTGGTGTGTCGGTGATTGCGTTAATGACAATCGGTTTTATAGCAATGTTACAAGCGAATATTTTTATTATTATGATTTGCTGTGTACTAATTGGAGCTTTATTAGGTTTTCTATGCTTTAATTTTCACCCGGCTAAAATTTTCTTAGGGGATAGTGGTGCATTATTAATTGGTTTTATTATTGGATTCTTATCTTTATTAGGTTTTAAGAATATTACCTTTGCATCTTTATTCTTCCCAATTGTTATTTTAGCAGTACCATTTATCGATACATTGTTTGCGATGGTAAGACGTGTGAAGAATGGTCAGCATATTATGCAAGCAGATAAGTCACATCTACATCATAAGTTACTACAATTAGGATACTCTCATCGACAAACGGTTGTGTTAATATATTCGATTGCTTTATTGTTTAGTCTTTCGAGTATCGTTTTATATTTATCACAACCATGGGGTGTACTGATGATGTTCATCCTAATCCTGATTACGATAGAGTTGATTGTGGAATTTACAGGTTTGATTGACGACAACTATCGACCTTTATTAAAGTTGATCGAAAATAAAGGTCATGAAGAATAA